Genomic DNA from Shouchella patagoniensis:
ACCCGGGAAATATTGTTTAATAAAACCTGAAAGAAGTGGACCCGCAATCCCAATACCCACCCCTGCTAAAAAAGCGGTGGCAATTAATAAAACCGATGAACTAATCGCACCTCTCATAAAGGTTGCAATTGTAATTAAAACGAGCGATAAGAAGATCGCCCTTTCTAAACCAAATCGTTTGCTAATTTTTGCTGCAAACGGAGCAAAAACGCCCATACAAAGAACTGGCAGCGTCGTCAACAAACTAGCTGTCATCCCACTCATTCCAAGAGAAGCTTGAATGGATTCGAGCAATGGCGACACTGAAGTAATCGCTGGGCGCAAATTGAGTGCTGCCAGAAACAAAGCGAGCAGCAAGTAAAATGTCCTCATCGTTTTCTCTCCCTAGATCGATCAACTATTAAAAAGATCTTTCTGTCTATTCAAACAGAATAAGCAAGGGCTTATCATCCGTCAAGCATCATTTGGGGGCATGAACCATTAAAAACGCTCTTCTCAACTCGCTTGTCCACCTCTTACCTTCTTAAGTCCAACCTTTCTAAAAGGAATTACATGACTATTTTGTCGAATAATGGTTATTAGAAAAACAAGTGTAGGAGTGATGGGTTTGAAAATCGGGCAATTAGAAGCAATAAATTTGTTAAGCCTTGTAGAAAATCAAAAAGAATACAGCAATTTTATTGTGAGCGAGATTAACAACCATTCCTTACGTATTGCCGTCATTGACGGCGAATATCATTGGCACAGTCACGAGGACTGCGATGAACTCTTCCTTGTACTGGAAGGAGAGCTCTTTATTGATTTCGAAGATCGGACAGTCTCATTAAAACCTGGTGAAATGTTCACAATCCCGGCAGCAACTCGCCACCGTACACGATCATACACGCGTACGGTTAATCTATGTTTCGAAAAAACAGAAACAGACATATCGGGAAGCTAACGGTTCGAAGACAAAATGGACTGATATTTTCAATATTATAATGTTATACTGTTTATAAAAGGAGGCTCTCTCCATGATTTATGCATTTGGTGAAGTGATGATGCGGCTGGAAGCACCACAGTATCAAAAACTACCACAAGCGTCATCGTTGCTTGTGTCTTATTCTGGAACCGGCGTCAATGTACTTAGTGGATTAAGCCATTTTGGTCATGAAACTGCGATGATTACCAAGTTGCCAAACAATTCACTTGGTGCGGCTGCGAAGTCCTATCTCCAATCTCTTGGTATTCAAACAGGGCAGAGCATTTATGGTGGAAATACGCTCGGACTCTATTTCCTTGAGCGAGGATTCGGTGGAAGAACTTCCACCGTCACTTAC
This window encodes:
- a CDS encoding cupin domain-containing protein is translated as MGQLEAINLLSLVENQKEYSNFIVSEINNHSLRIAVIDGEYHWHSHEDCDELFLVLEGELFIDFEDRTVSLKPGEMFTIPAATRHRTRSYTRTVNLCFEKTETDISGS